A DNA window from Enoplosus armatus isolate fEnoArm2 chromosome 9, fEnoArm2.hap1, whole genome shotgun sequence contains the following coding sequences:
- the nsmce2 gene encoding E3 SUMO-protein ligase NSE2, whose translation MSLSAVHGTLSSLKSCQTDIGTGMDIVTDVAMDLAEAQNEEVNPGIKEMEAMILECAKLDREINYFVDAVQQVTAEVTTQQPEAMFSLSAKVKEQFTERIARLSEAELHNHQKVVAFKDSIQNSLNQANQESAENMVELDEDIAVTQSQVNFTCPLTQVEMVNPVKNKKCNHYYDEEAILGMIKTKHSQKKKCCCPVVGCGNTDVRESDVIPDQMLRRKIQSQKRQGNRM comes from the exons ATGTCTCTTAGCGCAGTCCACGGAACACTGTCGAGCCTGAAGTCATGTCAGACAGACATCGGGACGGGGATGGACATAGTGACAGATGTGGCTATGGACCTGGCTGAAGCTCAGA ATGAAGAGGTGAACCCTGGCATCAAAGAGATGGAAGCCATGATTCTGGAGTGTGCCAAGCTGGACAGGGAGATTAACTACTTTGTTGACGCTGTGCAACAAGTCACAGCAGAG GTTACCACACAGCAGCCAGAGGCCATGTTCAGCCTGTCTGCCAAGGTGAAGGAGCAGTTCACAGAGAGAATAGCCAGGCTCTCTGAGGCTGAGCTGCACAATCACCAGAAAGTAGTGGCCTTCAAGGACAGCATCCAGAACTCTCTCAACCAAG ccaaCCAAGAGTCGGCAGAGAACATGGTGGAGCTCGATGAGGACATTGCTGTTACACAGAGCCAAGTCAACTTCACCTGCCCACTCACACAG GTGGAAATGGTGAACCCAGTGAAGAATAAGAAGTGTAACCACTACTATGATGAAGAAGCCATACTGGGCatgatcaaaacaaaacacagccagaaaaagaaatgctg CTGTCCTGTGGTGGGCTGTGGAAACACAGACGTGAGAGAGTCAGATGTGATTCCTGACCAGATGTTGAGGAGAAAGATCCAGAGCCAAAAGAGACAGGGCAACCGGATGTAG
- the lratd2b gene encoding protein LRATD2, translating to MGNQVEKLTHLNYAEVPTSDPNGFDPDDDGPRIGVSYIFSNDDGDDDQDDNLGHFSSGSHSVNHEEKPFDPQDELECAIYYREECVYERNTGTATHSAESLLNKCRPGDLLEFVATGQYPHWAVYVGDFQVVHLHRAEIKNNFLTDVSQGKKGRIVNSLYRYRALPPEVIVRNALDHVGSRDRELYWRNSECFAAWCRFGKREFKIGGEIRIGKQPYRLKLLFSEKKSHVLEFQSLEDVIMEKRRNDQIGKDAVMQELANHLNATHEIKEEHFVN from the coding sequence ATGGGGAACCAGGTGGAGAAACTAACGCATTTAAATTACGCAGAGGTGCCAACGTCGGACCCAAATGGGTTCGACCCGGACGACGACGGACCGCGGATCGGCGTCTCCTACATTTTCTCCAACGACGACGGCGACGACGACCAGGACGACAATTTGGGCCACTTTTCATCGGGCAGCCACTCTGTAAACCACGAAGAGAAGCCCTTCGACCCCCAGGACGAGCTGGAGTGCGCGATTTACTACCGAGAGGAGTGCGTGTACGAGAGAAACACCGGAACCGCGACTCACTCCGCGGAAAGCCTCCTGAACAAGTGCAGACCCGGAGACCTGCTGGAGTTTGTGGCCACTGGACAGTATCCACACTGGGCTGTTTACGTCGGGGACTTCCAGGTGGTTCATTTGCACAGGGCTGAGATAAAGAACAACTTTCTCACTGATGTGAGCCAGGGCAAAAAAGGCCGGATAGTGAACAGCCTTTACAGGTACCGCGCGCTCCCGCCGGAGGTGATAGTGCGCAACGCCCTGGACCATGTCGGgtcgagagacagagagctgtaCTGGAGGAACTCTGAGTGTTTTGCTGCCTGGTGCCGCTTTGGCAAACGGGAGTTCAAAATCGGAGGGGAGATACGGATAGGAAAGCAGCCCTACAGGTTAAAATTACTCttttcagagaagaagagcCACGTCCTGGAGTTCCAGAGCCTGGAGGACGTGATCatggaaaagaggaggaacGATCAGATTGGCAAAGACGCTGTGATGCAAGAGCTGGCCAACCACCTGAACGCAACACATGAAATCAAAGAGGAGCATTTTGTCAACTGA